In Saccharicrinis fermentans DSM 9555 = JCM 21142, a genomic segment contains:
- a CDS encoding ferredoxin reductase domain-containing protein yields the protein MLTTIVKKISTKIELTTIEKEAPETYTFKFKVPDKIKWEPGAYAHFLNNDLSNGQKVSKKEVREFSIMTHPDEKTLGFTTRIRQDASNFKSGLLKLKPGDKIRMFKMGNHLKSKHSPNHRVFISMGVGIATFRPFILEQQKDTASEQLITNINIDRSGEFVYASELNKYANPQLKNIFVTKRDDLYKNIEQCTSHPHNTYYVVGSQTFNEAIGKYLKEQNIPERQIIFDKHS from the coding sequence ATGTTAACAACAATTGTCAAAAAGATATCTACTAAAATAGAACTCACAACAATAGAAAAAGAAGCTCCCGAAACCTACACTTTCAAGTTTAAGGTACCCGACAAGATAAAATGGGAACCGGGAGCTTATGCACATTTTTTGAACAATGACCTAAGCAATGGGCAAAAAGTATCCAAAAAGGAGGTACGTGAATTTTCAATAATGACCCATCCCGATGAAAAAACACTGGGTTTTACAACACGTATACGTCAGGACGCATCTAACTTTAAGTCAGGACTACTAAAACTTAAACCTGGAGACAAGATACGTATGTTTAAAATGGGTAACCACCTCAAAAGCAAGCACTCCCCAAACCACAGGGTATTTATAAGCATGGGAGTAGGAATAGCGACTTTCAGACCTTTTATTTTGGAACAGCAAAAAGACACTGCATCCGAACAGTTAATAACCAACATTAACATTGACCGCAGCGGTGAATTTGTCTACGCCAGTGAGTTGAATAAATATGCAAACCCCCAACTCAAGAATATATTTGTGACTAAGCGGGATGACCTTTATAAAAATATAGAACAATGCACATCTCATCCCCACAACACTTACTATGTAGTAGGTTCCCAAACATTTAATGAGGCAATCGGCAAATATTTAAAAGAACAAAACATACCTGAACGCCAAATTATTTTTGACAAACATTCCTAG
- a CDS encoding helix-turn-helix domain-containing protein, translated as MNKKNIPFHRYSDTHKHVSIINGNPALSIDPDFPFVLTQFNYMEHEALSAQAHRHDYYEILFIEEGEGQHIIDFEAYNVKAPSYFFISKGQVHFWKHIKSLKGKALLFPREFLISPATNVRTESDLLSFDSLNKAPQLSIDESDLPKLQELLKCIEEEFNMQSGRSLSVIRSFIHILLIQLLRIYNEEHIENLLDTTHTMVRKFRQLVSDHFLNIRSVQEYAHMIGISTSHLRDSVKEITGYSPGQIIRQELIFEAKRKLANTTLTTAEIAYSLNFEDASYFSRFFKRETGISPLKFREEIMIKYQFSG; from the coding sequence ATGAACAAAAAGAATATACCTTTCCATAGATATAGTGATACCCACAAACATGTGTCCATTATAAATGGGAATCCAGCCCTTTCCATCGACCCGGACTTTCCCTTCGTCCTGACGCAATTCAACTACATGGAGCATGAAGCATTGAGTGCTCAGGCTCATCGCCACGATTATTATGAGATTCTGTTTATTGAAGAAGGAGAAGGACAGCATATTATTGATTTTGAAGCCTACAACGTTAAAGCGCCATCCTATTTCTTCATCTCAAAAGGACAAGTTCATTTTTGGAAACACATCAAATCATTAAAAGGAAAGGCCTTATTATTTCCTCGGGAATTTTTAATCTCGCCAGCCACAAATGTCCGCACCGAAAGCGATCTATTAAGTTTTGACAGTCTAAACAAAGCACCCCAACTTAGCATTGACGAAAGTGATTTACCCAAACTACAGGAACTACTCAAGTGTATAGAAGAAGAATTTAACATGCAATCGGGACGAAGTCTTTCTGTAATCAGATCCTTCATCCATATACTATTGATTCAACTTTTACGTATTTACAACGAAGAACATATCGAAAACTTACTCGACACCACCCACACCATGGTGCGAAAATTCAGACAGCTGGTTTCAGATCATTTCTTAAACATACGATCAGTTCAGGAATACGCCCATATGATAGGCATCAGTACTTCGCACTTGCGTGATAGCGTGAAAGAAATTACCGGATACTCACCTGGGCAAATCATTCGTCAGGAATTGATTTTTGAAGCCAAAAGAAAGTTAGCAAACACCACCCTCACAACTGCAGAAATTGCCTATTCACTTAACTTTGAAGATGCCTCGTATTTCAGTCGCTTTTTCAAACGAGAAACAGGAATAAGCCCCCTTAAATTTAGAGAAGAAATCATGATAAAATACCAGTTCTCGGGCTAG
- a CDS encoding DUF3861 domain-containing protein: MKYKVTVEEMSGDNKLIFETENQENILRIVEKLKQHPNVDKEDAAAFGVGLKLLSTIILKNKNTPLFKDFLPHFKDFMKTLKGSMTK; the protein is encoded by the coding sequence ATGAAATACAAAGTCACCGTAGAAGAAATGTCGGGAGATAACAAATTAATCTTTGAAACCGAAAATCAAGAAAATATATTAAGAATCGTCGAAAAACTAAAGCAACACCCCAACGTGGATAAAGAAGATGCAGCAGCATTTGGCGTAGGACTAAAATTACTTTCCACTATTATATTAAAAAACAAAAATACACCTTTATTTAAGGACTTCCTACCTCATTTTAAGGATTTTATGAAGACATTAAAAGGAAGTATGACAAAATAA